One stretch of Podospora pseudoanserina strain CBS 124.78 chromosome 4, whole genome shotgun sequence DNA includes these proteins:
- a CDS encoding hypothetical protein (COG:T; EggNog:ENOG503P16Z), whose amino-acid sequence MSPPHPKFYLLPFSPEYKCTDRFSLHPTGDQAEDENGQVPFWPVLEAILCRPVNSTTGLVDILDTISVILRATSQPAGDYELLIDAIATSFDTAEVFFAKVWPRIVDIALQMPGLFQNGRIPVLSRENYSLPFSRRQIACLVVHQFLRTLSLPPFRDDDGTHDFGIWYSSQQRHPVAVRVYLRALMLYFGDVLCDEKKMDGWVVEYSLHSLPENYDEIFAQDRPLSELKVVVVETYDTLPGSLGVGDGDGQAVVISANRVVGFGQSATQEEVHVGISPEACPIVLFTPPLGDEQVLKVRGAQAMVNIVGKGRDIIVGSMLDPQQGGDAAWKFRTMLFMDALELDLVNDGRLADLDPRNMEREIAKAYTAFSSSLDGTISEIKTGPWGCGAFGGDPEVKMLLLWLASTMVGVNLTVVCDYELQAFARKLEDVGQTLKFTMLGTVSMRKLLMELPQALSRGQTLEWLEKRK is encoded by the coding sequence atgtcaccaccacaccccaaATTCTAcctcctccctttctccCCCGAATACAAATGCACCGACCGCTTCAGCCTCCACCCAACAGGTGATCAAGCCGAGGACGAGAATGGACAAGTCCCATTCTGGCCCGTCCTCGAGGCAATCCTCTGCCGGCCTGTCAACTCTACTACTGGATTAGTCGACATTCTGGACACAATATCTGTCATTCTGCGCGCAACATCACAGCCAGCGGGGGATTATGAGCTTCTAATAGATGCAATCGCCACGTCGTTCGACACTGCCGAGGTCTTCTTCGCAAAAGTATGGCCTCGTATCGTGGATATAGCGCTACAAATGCCAGGTCTGTTTCAGAACGGCCGAATCCCTGTGCTCAGCAGGGAGAATTACAGCTTGCCCTTCTCCCGCAGGCAAATAGCTTGCTTGGTTGTGCACCAATTTCTCCGCACACTGAGTTTACCACCATTTCGGGACGACGACGGGACGCACGACTTTGGGATATGGTATTCTTCTCAGCAGAGGCATCCTGTTGCCGTGAGGGTATATCTCCGGGCCTTGATGCTGTACTTTGGGGATGTTCTTTGTGACGAGAAGAAAATGGACGGTTGGGTTGTGGAATATTCTTTGCATTCCTTGCCAGAGAACTACGACGAGATATTTGCGCAAGATCGACCACTTAGTGAACTgaaggtcgtggtggtggagacaTATGACACTTTGCCGGGTAGCCTAGGAGTgggtgatggcgatggaCAAGCTGTGGTGATCTCGGCAAACAGGGTCGTTGGGTTTGGGCAGTCTGCTACTCAGGAGGAGGTTCATGTTGGGATATCGCCTGAAGCGTGTCCTATTGTCTTGTTTACCCCGCCACTTGGAGATGAACAGGTGCTAAAGGTGCGTGGGGCACAGGCTATGGTCAATATTGTTGGCAAGGGAAGAGATATCATTGTTGGAAGTATGTTGGATCCTCAACAGGGTGGTGATGCAGCTTGGAAGTTCCGGACGATGCTTTTTATGGATGCTCTAGAACTGGATCTGGTGAATGATGGGAGACTTGCCGATTTGGACCCGAGGAATATGGAACGGGAAATAGCAAAAGCGTATACGGCGTTTTCTTCAAGCTTGGACGGTACCATATCCGAGATCAAAACCGGTCCATGGGGCTGTGGAGCTTTTGGTGGCGACCCGGAAGTCAAGATGTTATTGCTGTGGCTCGCTTCAACGATGGTTGGGGTAAACCTTACGGTTGTTTGTGATTATGAGCTACAAGCATTCGCCCGGAAGCTGGAAGACGTAGGGCAGACGCTGAAGTTCACTATGCTGGGAACAGTGTCCATGAGGAAGCTTTTGATGGAGTTACCGCAAGCCCTCTCGCGAGGCCAAACTCTAGAGTGGTTAGAGAAGAGAAAGTAA
- a CDS encoding hypothetical protein (EggNog:ENOG503P4JV; COG:S) — protein MNHFHCAALSLVRSTTRWRCSMPLHHIWLARSRCKPLGQPIHTIMVHLSSKCRDIKQVEHHFRQKLGLSSSQGITTLPSPAAAPSRPHHPTHSSTNTSLILMPDTATATTTTATTTNMALSSSPNSRASTPESNLSHSTIPPFIPGQCLFCLHLSSSFLDGIEHMQRSHGLFIPHRQLFSTENLEALFEHLHLIIFEYHECIKCGTTRSSVQAMQQHMTGKPGHCTFDISDPESEFAELYRGLLEGRETDGQKGDQESTSNPWNQARAVQVDEDSLRLPSGRIISKKSSVMLPSPSATNASRLRHNRTRVSAAAAEIRYAMGEESSDNEEEPVQPSNSETTPGAQVVLSKRERKRARDMEAYQLTRMSANDRTSLMHLPVSQQRALLATQQRHQEKMQTEERRQRAKIDRKGNKNLYAYWNTETPVYLCG, from the coding sequence ATGAATCATTTCCATTGTGCAGCCCTTTCATTGGTCAGAAGCACAACTCGGTGGCGATGCAGTATGCCGCTTCACCACATTTGGCTAGCACGATCCCGGTGTAAGCCGCTTGGACAACCGATTCACACGATCATGGTCCATCTTTCAAGCAAGTGTAGGGATATAAAACAAGTAGAGCATCACTTCAGGCAGAAACTCGGACTATCATCTTCACAAGGCATCACCACTttgccatcaccagcagctGCACCCAGCAGACCACACCACCCTACTcactccagcaccaacacctccctgATACTCATGCCAGACACTGCAActgccacaaccaccacagcgaCTACCACCAACATGGCTCTATCAAGCTCACCGAACAGTCGGGCATCAACCCCTGAGAGTAATCTCTCCCATTCCACCATACCACCATTCATCCCGGGCCAATGTCTCTTTTGTCTCCATCTATCATCATCCTTCCTCGACGGCATAGAGCACATGCAAAGGTCCCACGGGCTATTCATCCCACATCGACAACTATTTTCTACCGAAAACCTCGAGGCTTTATTTGAAcacctccatctcatcatcttcgaATACCACGAATGCATCAAATGCGGGACAACAAGATCCTCAGTGCAAGCGATGCAGCAGCACATGACCGGCAAGCCAGGGCACTGCACATTTGACATCTCGGACCCAGAATCCGAGTTTGCCGAACTCTATCGCGGTTTATTGGAGGGACGAGAAACAGACGGCCAGAAAGGTGACCAAGAGAGCACTTCCAATCCTTGGAATCAGGCTCGGGCAGTTCAAGTTGATGAAGATTCACTTCGGTTACCCTCGGGGAGGATAATATCAAAGAAATCATCCGTGATGCTACCATCACCTTCAGCGACGAATGCTTCTCGGTTGCGACACAACCGGACTCGGGTATCAGCTGCTGCCGCGGAGATAAGATACGCCATGGGAGAAGAGTCTAGCGATaacgaggaggagccggtCCAGCCAAGCAACTCGGAGACAACACCAGGCGCGCAAGTGGTTTTATcaaagagggaaaggaagcGGGCAAGGGACATGGAGGCATATCAATTGACGCGGATGAGCGCGAATGATCGGACAAGCTTGATGCACCTGCCTGTGTCTCAGCAACGGGCCTTACTGGCAACCCAGCAGAGACACCAGGAGAAGATGCAGACTGAGGAAAGAAGACAGCGGGCAAAGATTGATCGGAAGGGCAACAAGAATTTGTATGCGTACTGGAATACCGAGACGCCGGTTTATCTGTGTGGATAG
- a CDS encoding hypothetical protein (COG:O; EggNog:ENOG503P2W2) gives MLPPLPSLSQAALAFSFLASTIGTYFACRQPNPNPNPPTRSKSDSLTTCHITDKHATKIMLSPLGLLTLLSARLAYLYPALPPNQCRHLNPDLVTWSPSTAIPLALILCVGVPLRLASYASLGKNFTFALAEPDRLKTTGLYRYVQHPSYTGVVVLIFCNIALMARVDGVVSCWASERWYKWLRDLGWSLAPVGVSVVLGAVWTRVRQEEEMLRTKFGGEWEGWHSRTARCIKLVRSFALIRVN, from the exons ATGctccccccactcccctctctctcccaagCAGCCctcgccttttccttcctAGCCTCAACAATAGGCACATACTTCGCCTGCCgacaacccaaccccaaccccaaccccccaacccgctCCAAATCCGACTCCCTCACAACCTGCCACATAACGGACAAACACGCCACCAAAATCATGctctcccccctcggcctcctaaccctcctctccgcccgcCTCGCCTACCTCTACCCTGCCCTCCCACCAAACCAATGCCGTCACCTTAACCCAGACCTGGTAACTTGGtccccctcaaccgccatccCGTTAGCGCTCATCCTCTGCGTTGGAGTCCCCCTCCGCTTAGCATCATACGCCTCCCTAGGCAAAAACTTCACCTTTGCGCTTGCCGAGCCGGATAGGCTCAAAACAACAGGGCTGTACAGATATGTTCAGCACCCCAGTTACACCGGCGTGGTGGTTTTGATTTTTTGCAATATCGCGCTCATGGCGAGGGTGGACGGGGTGGTGAGCTGCTGGGCGTCGGAGAGGTGGTACAAGTGGTTGAGGGATTTGGGGTGGTCGTTGGCGCCGGTGGGGGTGTCGGTTGTGCTCGGGGCGGTTTGGACTAGGGTtaggcaggaggaggagatgttgagaACAaagtttgggggggagtgggaggggtggcattcgaggacggcgag GTGCATCAAGCTTGTCCGATCATTCGCGCTCATCCGCGTCAATTGA
- a CDS encoding hypothetical protein (EggNog:ENOG503PFFA) has product MGMGSSSNFLALELDLEEGLFSAYLHEDVDRYIPHPLLGALSLVIRRKDLSSKGLAACPAANIPVWIVRTGEEGEANLSTPILFDGLIKEEATQVQEANLCTIGKHAIRTTLSRALKFIFSLSARENAAFGQQPDPYLATQHPRRLPDWRTESLTLAQDLKRELGGPGSTWVENITPDKLAAHWFAKEQKYIRDREEKLRKSLVELMEEKASGVVEWRWNKINPEDLEETDSR; this is encoded by the exons ATGGGAATGGGATCATCGTCAAACTTT CTGGCTCTCGAACTGGATCTGGAAGAGGGACTTTTCTCGGCCTACCTCCATGAGGATGTCGACCGCTacatccctcaccccctcctcggcgctctctctctcgtcatTCGAAGAAAAGACCTTAGCTCAAAAGGTCTCGCCGCCTGCCCCGCCGCCAACATCCCAGTCTGGATTGTGCGCacaggggaagaaggagaagccaaCCTAAGCACACCCATCCTCTTTGACGGCCTGATCAAGGAAGAAGCAACCCAAGTACAAGAAGCAAACCTCTGCACCATCGGCAAGCACGCCATCCGCACAACACTTTCCCGAGCCCTGAAGTTTATCTTCTCGCTCTCCGCCCGCGAAAACGCCGCCTTTGGCCAACAGCCAGACCCCTACCTCGCgactcaacaccctcgccgtcTTCCCGACTGGCGAACCGaatccctcaccctcgctCAAGACCTCAAGCGAGAACTAGGCG GCCCGGGCTCAACCTGGGTGGAGAACATAACGCCAGACAAGCTCGCGGCTCACTGGTTCGCAAAAGAACAAAAGTACATCCGAGACCGCGAGGAGAAGCTGCGCAAGTCGTTGGTTGAATTGATGGAGGAAAAAGCCTccggggtggtggaatgGAGGTGGAACAAAATCAACCCAGAGGATCTGGAGGAA ACAGATTCTCGATAG
- the NCR1 gene encoding niemann-Pick type C-related protein 1 (EggNog:ENOG503NVHN; COG:I): MTKLSQLFASGGLLLTALSTAVDAGYTPKHEAGRCAIRGHCGSKSFFGSQLPCLDNGLAEEPDDKLRKQLVDFCGPKWSEGPVCCDAEQVDALKSNLQTANQIISSCPACKDNFFNMFCTFTCSPDQSLFINVTKTMEKGGKTLVTELDQLISKEYGTGFYESCKDVKFGPTNSRAMDLIGGGAKNYTQLLKFLGQERLGGSPFQINFPVDYPERDMKPRPMVPKKCNDEDPNFRCACIDCPAVCPELPDVEEAGSCYVGALPCLSFASIFTYTALLFLAAVLVVGNVAWRKHAKRRSERLRLLTDAAPSDDEDEGDLTQNPAMLDRPQKTYIINTWCDAAFSRLGHAAARFPAITILTSVIVVMILSAGWLKFDIEQDPARLWVSPTSAAAQEKAFFDTQFGPFYRAEKVFLVNDTNPEGPGPVLSYETLLWWMEVEESVRKLKGPQFDSSFQNLCLKPTGSACVVQSVAAYFQNDPDQVSPDGWKKTLRQCAQSPVECRPEYGQPLEPSMILGGYPKGSEDPTEATAMTVTWVLNNHAEGSFDAELAMDWEEALKQRLLLLQEEAKERGLRLSFSTEISLEQELNKSTNTDAKIIVISYIAMFLYASVALGSTTLSFREFINNPSLALVESKFTLGVVGILIVLMSITASIGLFSWAGLKATLIIVDVIPFIVLAVGVDNIFLIVHEFERVNLSHPDDMVEQRVSRALGRMGPSILFSAITETICFALGAFVGMPAVRNFAIYAAGAVFINAILQVTMFISVLTLNQIRAEDSRADCFPCIQVKSARIHLSGNNGSPGARYYESPPESFLQQFIRKTYAPRLLGKKTKAAVVAIFLGIFAAGVALLPEVELGLDQRVAIPDDSYLIPYFNDLYAYMEAGPPVYFVTREFNGTKRSEQQKICARYTTCEQLSLTNILEQERKRAEVSYVSTPTASWIDDFFQWLNPDNEACCVDRRKPCFAKRNPAWNITLSGMPEGEEFTYYLKRFLSAPTDEDCPLGGQASYGSAVVVDSARNTIPASHFRTSHRPLRSQEDFIKAMASARRIASDISESTGLDVFPYSLFYIFFDQYASIVGLTTALLGSAVGIVFIVSSILLGSVLTAAVVTLTVIMAIVDIIGAMAVMGVSLNAVSLVNLIICVGIAVEFCAHIARAFMFPSRRYMERAKNRFRGRDARAWTALANVGGSVFSGITVTKILGVTVLAFTRSKIFEIYYFRVWVALVVFAASHALVFLPVALSLGGGEGWVDPESEGGLEADLTSRRYRALMPEEESDSDADT; encoded by the coding sequence ATGACGAAGCTATCGCAGCTGTTCGCATCGGGCGGACTCTTACTCACCGCACTCAGCACGGCCGTCGACGCTGGCTACACCCCGAAACACGAAGCCGGTCGCTGCGCAATTCGCGGACATTGTGGTTCCAAGAGCTTCTTTGGCTCTCAACTGCCTTGCCTCGACAACGGCCTTGCCGAGGAGCCTGACGATAAGCTGCGCAAACAGCTGGTAGACTTTTGCGGTCCAAAATGGAGCGAGGGCCCAGTATGTTGCGATGCCGAGCAGGTCGACGCTCTCAAGTCAAACCTCCAGACCGCCAACCAGATCATTTCGTCGTGCCCGGCATGCAAGGACAACTTCTTCAACATGTTCTGCACCTTTACCTGCTCCCCCGACCAGTCGTTGTTCATCAATGTGACGAAAACAATGGAAAAGGGAGGAAAGACGCTGGTGACAGAACTGGATCAGTTAATATCCAAGGAGTACGGGACAGGTTTCTACGAAAGTTGCAAGGATGTCAAGTTCGGTCCAACAAACTCGAGGGCGATGGACTTGATTGGAGGCGGTGCCAAAAACTACACACAACTGCTCAAGTTTCTTGGGCAAGAGAGACTGGGCGGTTCGCCATTCCAGATCAACTTCCCAGTCGACTACCCTGAACGTGATATGAAGCCACGGCCGATGGTACCGAAAAAGTGCAATGACGAGGACCCAAACTTCCGCTGCGCCTGTATCGATTGCCCTGCGGTTTGCCCCGAGCTTCCAGATGTCGAAGAGGCGGGATCATGCTATGTCGGTGCTCTGCCATGCTTGTCGTTTGCGTCTATCTTTACCTACACCGCTCTGCTCTTCTTGGCAGCTGTTCTGGTGGTTGGAAATGTTGCTTGGAGAAAGCATGCTAAGCGCAGGAGCGAAAGGCTTAGGTTATTGACAGATGCTGCGccgagtgatgatgaggatgaaggagATTTGACACAGAACCCCGCCATGCTCGATCGCCCGCAAAAGACatacatcatcaacacctgGTGCGATGCCGCCTTCAGCAGACTAGGACACGCCGCGGCTAGGTTCCCGGCGATTACCATCCTCACCAGTGTTATTGTCGTCATGATTCTCAGTGCTGGTTGGTTAAAGTTCGATATTGAACAAGACCCAGCTCGTTTGTGGGTGAGCCCAACTTCTGCTGCAGCTCAGGAGAAGGCCTTCTTCGACACTCAGTTCGGGCCTTTTTACCGGGCTGAGAaggtcttcctcgtcaacgacaccaaccccgaAGGACCTGGCCCTGTTCTCAGTTACGAGACGCTGCTCTGGTGGATGGAGGTAGAGGAGAGCGTCAGGAAGCTCAAGGGACCGCAGTTTGACAGCTCTTTCCAGAACCTGTGCCTCAAGCCTACTGGCAGCGCTTGTGTAGTTCAGTCTGTGGCTGCATACTTCCAGAACGATCCGGATCAGGTCAGCCCAGACGGCTGGAAAAAGACTCTGCGGCAGTGTGCTCAGTCGCCTGTCGAATGCCGCCCCGAGTATGGCCAGCCTCTCGAGCCTTCCATGATTTTGGGCGGTTACCCAAAGGGCTCCGAGGACCCGACAGAGGCGACCGCCATGACGGTCACATGGGTGCTCAACAATCACGCCGAAGGATCTTTTGACGCCGAGCTCGCCATGGACTGGGAAGAGGCACTCAAACAGCGTCTTTTGTTGCTTCaagaggaggccaaggagcgtGGCCTTCGCCTCTCTTTCTCTACTGAGATCAGCCTGGAACAGGAGCTCAATAAGTCTACCAACACCGACGCCAAGATCATTGTCATCAGCTACATTGCCATGTTTCTCTATGCGTCCGTTGCCCTCGGCTCGACAACCTTATCCTTTAGGGAGTTCATCAATAACCCCTCGTTGGCATTGGTGGAGTCCAAGTTCACTCTCGGTGTGGTCGgtatcctcatcgtcctgaTGTCCATCACTGCGTCCATTGGTCTCTTTTCCTGGGCAGGGCTCAAGGCCACACTGATTATTGTCGATGTCATCCCCTTCATTGTGCTCGCCGTTGGTGTCGACAACATCTTTCTGATCGTTCACGAATTTGAGCGCGTCAACTTGAGCCACCCAGACGACATGGTCGAGCAGCGGGTGTCGCGGGCACTTGGGCGGATGGGTCCCTCGATTCTCTTTTCTGCCATCACCGAGACCATCTGCTTCGCTTTGGGCGCTTTCGTTGGCATGCCTGCCGTTCGGAACTTTGCCATTTACGCTGCCGGCGCCGTTttcatcaacgccatccTCCAAGTCACCATGTTTATTTCGGTTCTGACGCTCAACCAGATCCGGGCTGAAGATTCTCGTGCCGATTGCTTCCCGTGCATTCAAGTCAAGTCTGCTCGAATTCATCTGAGCGGCAACAATGGGAGTCCTGGAGCCAGATATTACGAGTCGCCGCCAGAAAGCTTCCTGCAGCAGTTTATCAGGAAGACCTATGCACCAAGGCTGTTGGGTAAAAAGACCAAGGCCGCTGTCGTTGCCATCTTTCTTGGCATATTCGCTGCCGGTGTTGCCCTGCTCCCCGAAGTTGAGCTTGGGCTAGACCAGCGTGTGGCAATCCCCGATGACTCGTATCTTATCCCATACTTCAATGATCTCTATGCCTACATGGAAGCTGGGCCTCCTGTTTACTTTGTCACTCGAGAGTTCAACGGCACCAAGCGGTCTGAGCAGCAGAAGATTTGTGCTCGCTACACGACTTGCGAGCAACTGTCCTTGACCAACATCCTTGAGCAAGAGCGGAAGCGCGCCGAGGTCTCCTATGTCTCTACTCCCACTGCCAGCTGGATTGACGACTTCTTCCAGTGGTTGAACCCTGACAATGAAGCTTGCTGTGTCGACCGCCGGAAGCCCTGCTTTGCCAAGCGCAACCCTGCCTGGAACATCACCCTCTCTGGCATgcccgagggcgaggagtttACTTATTATCTCAAGAGATTTCTCAGCGCGCCCACCGACGAGGACTGCCCTCTCGGTGGACAAGCTTCCTACGGAtcggccgtggtggttgacTCGGCAcgcaacaccatcccagccAGTCACTTCCGCACCAGCCATCGCCCCCTCCGCAGCCAAGAAGACTTCATCAAAGCCATGGCCTCTGCCCGCCGGATCGCCTCCGACATCAGCGAGAGCACGGGCCTTGATGTCTTCCCTTATAGTCTCTTTTACATCTTCTTTGACCAATACGCCAGCATCGTCGGTCTCACCACTGCCCTGCTCGGTTCCGCCGTCGGCATCGTTTTCATCGTCTccagcatcctcctcggctccgTCCTCACCGCCGCGGTGGTAACTCTGACAGTCATCATGGCCATCGTCGACATCATCGGCGCCATGGCCGTAATGGGCGTGTCCCTCAATGCAGTCTCCCTCGTCAATCTCATCATCTGCGTCGGCATAGCCGTTGAGTTTTGCGCCCACATCGCAAGGGCGTTCATGTTCCCCTCCCGAAGATACATGGAGCGTGCCAAGAACAGGTTCCGTGGTCGGGATGCGCGGGCGTGGACGGCGCTGGCGAACGTGGGGGGGAGTGTCTTTTCGGGGATCACGGTGACCAAGATTTTGGGGGTGACGGTGCTGGCTTTCACGAGGAGCAAGATTTTTGAGATTTATTACTTTAGGGTCTGGGTTGCGCTGGTTGTTTTTGCGGCGAGCCATGCGCTGGTTTTCTTGCCGGTGGCGTTGAgcttgggtgggggggaggggtgggttgatCCGGAGagtgagggggggttggaggctGATTTGACTAGTCGGAGGTATAGGGCTTTgatgccggaggaggagtcggaTTCGGATGCTGATACttga
- a CDS encoding hypothetical protein (COG:L; EggNog:ENOG503P1D8), with protein sequence MGGNGPLDAGTQTCAERNRKQLIDDFGSVLEESLIILLTQDYDIEKDYDEITRVLRGLAESATAEAATGFDPSGLGFSVPDLDEPRLDDATTTSDNRISDGSGGDYTGTSPSDFSSDSLENQILVDPATFTEDHKIAELRGIFIDRFTEHTLRRILGENGGDLNRTFDDLLNRQFLEDSGDITKGIDAFFVGDNAQYPPKGKGKRRKGLPKKNVLAVNYKATSVATDGEELHGAGDFIQPSSGRATPKRIQPYSLPAINTNSSPVSKKTAATLSPTPQLDFGTSHLHSAASLRRQGPLARQGAVVYVERAREQASVAFRQASEYADERARQQSTAIMVDLHGVHVLDGVRIAREHVWRWWNNLGENRAAEARDPGFTVVTGLGRHSAGGVSRLRQAVGAMLKNDGWRVETLTGSFHIRGRV encoded by the exons ATGGGGGGAAATGGCCCGCTCGACGCGGGCACACAAACATGCGCAGAACGGAACCGCAAACAGCTGATT GATGACTTTGGTTCAGTGTTGGAAGAATCCCTGATTATCCTTCTGACTCAGGACTATGACATTGAGAAAGACTATGATGAGATCACGAGAGTCTTGAGAGGACTGGCGGAGAGCGCAACCGCGGAAGCGGCCACCGGATTTGATCCATCAGGCCTCGGATTCAGTGTGCCGGACCTGGATGAGCCTCGTCTTGACGATGCGACAACGACAAGCGACAATCGCATCTCAGATGGTTCAGGCGGTGACTACACTGGCACATCGCCTTCTGACTTTTCATCTGACTCTCTTGAGAACCAGATCCTTGTCGACCCGGCAACTTTCACCGAGGACCACAAGATCGCAGAGCTTCGAGGGATCTTCATTGACCGGTTTACCGAGCACACTCTTAGGCGCATTCTCGGGGAGAATGGTGGCGACTTGAACCGTACATTTGACGATTTGCTCAACCGACAGTTTCTCGAGGACTCGGGCGATATCACGAAAGGCATCGATGCATTCTTTGTGGGCGACAATGCACAGTACCCTcccaaaggaaaaggcaaacGTCGGAAAGGATTACCAAAGAAGAATGTGTTGGCAGTAAACTACAAAGCAACGTCGGTAGCAACCGACGGCGAAGAGCTTCACGGCGCAGGAGACTTCATTCAGCCATCCTCAGGCCGGGCAACACCAAAGCGCATACAACCATATTCATTACCGGCCATCAATACCAACTCATCACCAGTATCGAAGAAGACTGCGGCAACTCTATCACCTACACCTCAATTGGATTTCGGAACCTCTCACCTGCATTCAGCTGCCTCGCTTCGACGCCAAGGACCTCTTGCAAGGCAAGGCGCGGTGGTGTATGTGGAACGAGCGCGGGAACAGGCCAGTGTAGCGTTCAGACAAGCTTCGGAATACGCAGATGAACGTGCTCGACAGCAAAGCACAGCCATCATGGTTGATCTTCACGGGGTTCACGTTCTGGACGGTGTTCGCATCGCGAGGGAGCATgtctggaggtggtggaacaATCTCGGAGAAAACCGGGCAGCAGAAGCAAGAGATCCGGGCTTTACAGTGGTCACTGGTCTTGGGAGGCACTCTGCCGGCGGGGTTTCACGCTTGCGCCAGGCTGTTGGCGCCATGCTGAAGAATGACGGATGGAGGGTTGAGACCTTGACAGGCTCATTCCATATTAGGGGAAGGGTATGA
- a CDS encoding hypothetical protein (EggNog:ENOG503P017; COG:J), producing the protein MAQRQRFLNYPEPLKGPEVPYENERGSNPAISGVFLMIAANLMEWFRLLRELIWNNTGFGSLRKIIPYIEEYEPWFEPQIVPLPEEVDKEPLQNEPAEEDTKPDAAVFYPEAKYYSVEDYRKLYLSGAITPLDVAEALLPLIRRDIQNASEHSIAFFQVRTERVLASAQESTLRYQEGRSLGPLDGVPTAVKDEYDMEGYSTTLGSPNVYADSSTNKTTSWCVQQIEAAGALILGKLSMHEFGLDTTGNNPHYGTPRNPHNSNYYTGGSSSGTAYAVAAGLIPIGLGSDGGGSIRIPSSLCGVYGLKPTHGRLSFRPGPNHCVTCACLGPIAADMSSLAALFSVISTPHSSSPFPPLPSPLKIQLPTPDDAKVLGIPQAWISQATPAIQTLVNTLIRTLVSKHGYTTVPVTIPFLQEGQIAHAMTVLTDAATLLPEYKNLTYANRILLALGRTTPATDYMLAQKLRRLLMQHLAWLWEQHPV; encoded by the exons ATGGCCCAACGTCAACGATTCCTCAACTATCCGGAGCCCTTGAAGGG TCCCGAGGTACCATACGAAAATGAAAGAGGCAGCAACCCAGCCATCAGCGGCGTATTTCTTATGATAGCTGCAAATCT TATGGAATGGTTCCGGTTGCTGAGAGAACTGATATGGAACAACACCGGATTCGGCTCACTGAGAAAGATTATCCCATACATTGAGGAGTATGAGCCATGGTTCGAACCACAGATTGTACCATTACCAGAAGAAGTCGACAAGGAGCCACTGCAGAACGAgccagcagaagaagacacCAAACCCGATGCTGCCGTATTCTATCCGGAAGCAAAGTACTACTCCGTTGAAGACTACCGCAAGTTGTATCTCTCCGGCGCCATCACCCCTCTCGATGTGGCCGAGGCTCTGCTGCCATTAATCCGCCGAGACATTCAAAACGCCTCGGAACACTCCATCGCCTTTTTCCAAGTCCGAACCGAACGGGTTCTCGCCTCAGCCCAGGAATCGACTCTTCGCTACCAAGAAGGCCGGTCTCTCGGGCCCCTCGACGGTGTTCCCACAGCCGTAAAGGACGAGTATGACATGGAAGGctactccaccaccctcggctcCCCGAATGTCTACGCCGATTCTTccaccaacaagaccacCTCCTGGTGTGTCCAGCAAATCGAAGCTGCTGGTGCTCTGATTCTCGGCAAACTCTCCATGCACGAATTCGGCCTCGACACCACaggcaacaacccccatTACGGCACTCCACGAAATCCCCACAACTCCAATTACTACACcggcggctcctcctccggcacaGCCTACGCCGTCGCCGCAGGTCTCATCCCCATCGGTCTCGGCTCCGACGGCGGAGGCTCCATCCGCATCCCGTCCTCCCTCTGCGGTGTCTACGGCCTCAAACCCACCCACGGCCGTCTTTCCTTCCGCCCCGGCCCCAACCACTGCGTCACCTGTGCTTGTCTCGGCCCCATCGCAGCGGATATgtcctccctcgccgcttTGTTTTCCGTCATTTCAACCCCGCAttcatcctcccctttcccacctcTGCCCTCTCCGTTGAAAATCCAACTCCCGACGCCCGATGACGCAAAAGTGTTGGGAATCCCTCAGGCGTGGATATCCCAAGCCACACCCGCGATCCAAACCTTGgtcaacaccctcatccGCACTTTAGTGTCCAAACACGGGTACACCACTGTTCCCGTCACCATCCCATTTTTGCAAGAAGGGCAAATCGCACACGCCATGACCGTCCTAACAGACGCGGCTACATTGTTACCGGAGTATAAAAACCTCACCTACGCCAATAGGATCCTCTTGGCGCTTGGGCGAACAACCCCGGCAACGGATTACATGCTCGCGCAAAAACTCCGAAGGTTGCTGATGCAGCATTTGGCGTGGTTGTGGGAACAGCACCCGGTATGA